Genomic window (Verrucomicrobiia bacterium):
CTGGCGAATTTAATCAACTGAAGCCGGTTTTCCGTTTAGGCGGCTTCTTTCAACGACCTTTGGCTTGAGAAAAAACCTCTCCACAAAAGCGCTGGCGGCGGGATTTTTTTTCCTTTTCGCCGCCGAGCTTTCGGCCGTCCCGCGCACGATTCAGCTTTTTGACTCCACGCGCATTGCGGGGAACAGCATCGTGGAAATCGTGGCCACTTCGAGCGGGGTCTGGCTGGCGACGGAGCGGGGAATTGCCTACACCACGGACAACGGCATTACCTGGCAGAATTTCGACCGGGACAACACCGGGGATCTGCTTTCCAATGAAATAGCGGCGCTCGGGGTATGGGGCGATACGCTCTGGGCGGCGACTTCCTTCACCCGGGTTTTTGGCAACGAGACGGAGGGATTTCAGTCGGTTCCCTTCGGAACCGGCTTTGCCGTAACGAGGGATAAGGGTGTCACTTGGAACCACTATACCCCCGACCAGGATTCCGGGGCGGGGATGCTGGCGTTCGATTTATCCTTTTCCGATTCGGCGGTCTGGGCGGCCTCCTTTTTCGGCGGTCTGGTCCGCTCCACGGACGGCGGGGCGAGCTGGATAAACGCCTTTCCGGATTCGCTGGCTAAGTTTGATTTCGAGACGCAGAGTTTCATCAACCGGAACAACCGGTTTTTTTCCGTGGCGGCGGACACCTTCCGCACGAACGACACCATCGTGGTCTGGGCCGGGTCGGCGGCGGGGCTGAACAAATTCACCTACCTCCCTCGCCGGCTGGAACTGGCCGACAACCGGATTTTCGACATTGCGTTCGACGGGATACGCCACTGGTTCGGCACGGCGGACGGGCTTTCCTATTCACCGGATACGGGCAAAAGCTTTGTCAGCCTGGATAAAATTCTGTTTCCCGGCGCGGGGGCTTCCTCCGCCCTGTATGCCGACGGCAGCCAGATTTTAGCGGCTTTCACGGACGACGACAGCTTGCGGGACGGAGCGGGACTTTTCCGCTCCACGAACGGAGGCGCGAGCTGGTTTTTGACCAGTCCCGGCTTTATCGGCACGGGCCGGGTGGTGCGGCAGATTATCCGGGTCGGCACGACCTTGTACGCTGCCTGTGACGCGGCCGGGCTTCAGTACAGCACGGACGGGGGACAAAACTGGCAGAGCGTACTTTTGGCCAGCACGGCCACCGACAGTTCCGCGACACTGAAGAAACAGCAATTTCTTTCGGTGGCACCCTTCGGTCCCAACAACGACACACTCGTGCTTTTGGGCGGGACGCGCTTCGGGCTGGCCACCATGATATTTCCAAACTTCAGCACCCGGCCGGACAGTTTTTCCTCAATCACCTATATGCTGGCGGATACGAACATTGGCATTACGGACACCTTGAAAGGGAACCGAGTTGAGCGGGTAGCGGTGGGAAAGTTCAAAGACACGTTGACCTTCTGGGCCATCGGCCATCCGGACGCTTTTCCGGAAGGGTTTTCGGTCATCCGTTCCATCGACACCGGAAAAACCTGGGCGAACCGCTTTAACGGAATTCCGGCCTACAGCATCGTGTTACAGGATTCGGCCTTGTGGCTGGGGGTTTTTGATTCGCTTTTGTTTTCCGGCAATAACGGAGGAAATTTCACTTCGATTTTGGTGCGGGACACGGTAACCAAGCTTTCTTTAGCCCGGCGGAGCGTGCGGGCGCTTTTGGCGGATTCAAATTCGGTCTGGGCGGGGACCACCAACGGGGCGGGGTTTACCACCGCCGATTCGGGGCAAAATTGGGGGGTTTTCCGCACCGAAAAAGAGGAGGCGCACCAAGTCAAACGCTACTTTTTCAGTTTGACCAACCCCACGGTGCCGGGGAACTTTGGCGTGGTATTGGGGGTGCAGAAAAGCGGCGCAAACAAGGCGGTCTGGGTCGGGTCGCACGTCACCGATTTAGCCGGGGAGCGGAGCGGGGTGGCCTGGAGCTTGGATGACGGGGCGACCTGGAACGTCCGTTTTCTGGATACGCTGGCCTGGAATTTTGCTTTTTGGGGAGATACAGTCTGGGTGGCAACCTCTTCCGGACTTTTGCGCAGCCCGGATATGGGACAAAGCTGGCAGGCCGTTCCGATTGCCGGGGTGGATGCCTATTCCGGAGCGCCGACTTCCTTTTCCTCTGCGGTGGAAATTCTTTCCGTCCGGCAAACCGGGCCGGATACCATCTGGGTCGGCAGTACGGATGGGGCGGCGGTTACCTTCAACAACGGCCAGGACTGGAGAATTTTCCGGCGGTTTCTCTCAACCGGTACGGGCCCGGGGACGGCCGGGGCGGATCTGTATGTCGCGCCGGTGCCGTTTTCGCCACAACGGGAATTGGGAATTTGCCGGTTCCATTACCGGCCGGCGCAAAATTCCAACGTAACCATTGAGATTTTTGATTTTGCGATGCGGCGGGTGAAAACCGTCATCGAAAACGCCCCCCGGCAGGGCGGGGTGCAATATGACACGGACAGCTGGGACGGGAGGAACGAAAAAGGGGACGTGGTGGCGAACGGCACCTACTTTTTCCGCATCGACTTTGGCGGGAAAAAGAAATGGGGAAAGCTGGTGGTTTTGAAATGAAGCCGGGCATTTTCGCTTTGTTTTCGCTTGCGATATTGCCGGCCGCCGTATCGGCCCAGGACGGAGGGTATGCCGGGTCGGAACTGCGGATCGGGTTGGGGGCGCGGGCGGTCGCCTTGGGGGAGGCGTTTGCGGCCGTCGCGGACGACGGGTCGTCCCCCTTTTTCAACCCGGGGGGGGCGGCCTGGATAGAGAAGCGGATGTTTTCCGCCAGCTACCGGGTTTTGGAGTTCGACCGGAAACAGGGGTATCTATCGCTCATCTTTCCCCTACGCCGAGAGGCGGGAATCGGGTTTTTCTGGGTGCATTCCTCCATCGGGGATATTATGGGGCGGGACGACATCGGCCAACCGATCGGGGAGCTCTCCGACCACCAAAACCTGTTCGGGTTCAATTTTTCCAAGCGGTTTACCAAGCGGTTTTCGCTGGGGGCGAACATCGAATATTTGCAAAAAGTGGTGGCGGGGGTTTCGGCCTACTCGCTGTCGTTTGATTTGGGGACGCAGTACCGCTTCAAGGACATCCAGATGGGGAGCACCACCATCCCCCTGGGGGGGCTGAAGGTCGGCGGGGCGGTGGAGAACATTTTTGCCCGGCTGCAGTTCAACTCCAACAAATACTACGGGCAGTTCGGCAGCCCGGGGAACACCACCACGGACACGCTCCCCTTGAATTTTCGGGCCGGGGCTTCCTATCTTTGGCGGGAGCGGCTTTTGGTCGCTTTGGACGTGGAGAAAAACAGCAAGCAGAAGGCGTTTTTCCACGCCGGGGGGGAGTACACCTTCCGAAAAATTCTGGCCGTGCGGACGGGGTACAGCCACGGGCAACTTTCCTTCGGCGCCGGCATCCGCCAACCAATCAGCCCCAAGCAGGCGGTGCGGCTGGATTACGCTTTCAAGGCCTCGGCGATTTCCGAGCGGGGGGACCACCTTTTCAGTTTGCAATTTGAGTTTTGATGCTTAACTTATAGAAGATGAAACGGGCTTTCTTTTTCTGTTTCTTTTGTTTCAGCACGGCAAGTTTGACCAAGGCCGCCTCACCGGTGGCCTTTACTTTTTTGAGCGTTTCCCCCTCCGCACGGGGGGCTTCGCTCGGCGAGGCGATGACGGCGGTCGGGGGGGATGTTTCCTCCGCTTTCTGGAACCCGGCTTTGCTTTTGAGCACCAAGGGGAGCACGTTTTCGGCGCAGGAGAATTTTTTCATCCAGGGAACCGACCACACGTACCTTTCCTTCGGTATCAAGCAGCCGAAATGGGGGGTGGGAGCTTCCCTCAATTTCCGGCACATCGGGGATTTGGAACTGCGGCAGAGCCCCAGCTCGCAGCCGCTCGGCACTTTTTCGGAAAACGAGGCGGCGCTTTCCGCTTCCTTCGCCTATGCCGCGACCCCTTCGTTTTCCGCCGGGGTTTCCGGCAAGATTTTGTATCAAAAACTGGAGGCGTACGACAATTTCGGCTCGGGGATGGATTTGGGGGTTTTTTACCGGATGAACGGGCGGCTGGCTTTCGGCGCTTCGATTCTGAATGTCGGGCCGGATTTTACGCTGGTTTCCGAGCCGTCCCGGCTGCCGCTTTCGTTTCGAACCGGGGGGAGCTTTGTCTGGCGGGAGTTTCTTTTTGCCTCCGACATTCTTTTTCCGCGGGGGGACGGGGCGAAAACGGGGTGGGGGGTGGAGCGGAGCATCCGCAACCTGACTTTGCGGGCCGGGTATCAAACCGGCCATGACGAGAAAAACTTTTCGGCCGGGCTGGGAATTGCGTACCGGAACTTTCGGCTGGATTACGCCTTTGTGCCGTATCAGTCGGATTTGGGGTCGGCCCACCGGTTCGGAATCGTGGGGGAGTTATGAAAACCTTGGAAGCAGACGTAGGAAGAGCGTTTGACTGGACGAAATGGGCCAAGAGCCGCCCGGCGGTGGAGTTGGAAATTTCCATCATCCGGGAAATGCTCAAGGTCAGTTTAATCCCCGGCGTGATTTCCTTCGGCGGAGGGCTGCCGGCCTCGGAACTTTTTCCGACCGACGAACTGGCGGCGGCCTGTTTGGCGGTTTTGAAAAAACACCCGGCCGATTCGCTGCAGTACTCCCTTTCGATGGGGGTGCCGCTTATGCGGGAGTTTTTGGCGGCGCGCGTTTCGGCCAAC
Coding sequences:
- a CDS encoding PorV/PorQ family protein, which produces MKPGIFALFSLAILPAAVSAQDGGYAGSELRIGLGARAVALGEAFAAVADDGSSPFFNPGGAAWIEKRMFSASYRVLEFDRKQGYLSLIFPLRREAGIGFFWVHSSIGDIMGRDDIGQPIGELSDHQNLFGFNFSKRFTKRFSLGANIEYLQKVVAGVSAYSLSFDLGTQYRFKDIQMGSTTIPLGGLKVGGAVENIFARLQFNSNKYYGQFGSPGNTTTDTLPLNFRAGASYLWRERLLVALDVEKNSKQKAFFHAGGEYTFRKILAVRTGYSHGQLSFGAGIRQPISPKQAVRLDYAFKASAISERGDHLFSLQFEF
- a CDS encoding PorV/PorQ family protein; translated protein: MTKAASPVAFTFLSVSPSARGASLGEAMTAVGGDVSSAFWNPALLLSTKGSTFSAQENFFIQGTDHTYLSFGIKQPKWGVGASLNFRHIGDLELRQSPSSQPLGTFSENEAALSASFAYAATPSFSAGVSGKILYQKLEAYDNFGSGMDLGVFYRMNGRLAFGASILNVGPDFTLVSEPSRLPLSFRTGGSFVWREFLFASDILFPRGDGAKTGWGVERSIRNLTLRAGYQTGHDEKNFSAGLGIAYRNFRLDYAFVPYQSDLGSAHRFGIVGEL